A section of the Amblyomma americanum isolate KBUSLIRL-KWMA chromosome 2, ASM5285725v1, whole genome shotgun sequence genome encodes:
- the LOC144119175 gene encoding uncharacterized protein LOC144119175, with amino-acid sequence MLVQFPAVSQFEKLMRDFYEIGEFPGVTGCIDCTHVRINSPGGADAEVYRNRKGYFSINVQVPKSPHKDMECGRKDIRCLEAPLPLSGYGAPAQAETSCSDHHSVCSPAELCMFDEGATASY; translated from the exons atgctggtgcagtttccagccgtctcgcagtttgaaaagctgatgcgggacttttatgagatcggtgaattccctggtgtgaccggctgcatagattgcacgcatgtccgcatcaacagcccAGGTGGTgcagatgcggaagtctaccgaaaccgcaaaggctatttctccatcaatgtgcag gtaccaaaaagcccacataaagacatggaatgtggtcgaaaggacattcggtgtctggaagcgccgcttcccttgtctggatatggggctccagcacaagccgaaacaagctgcagtgatcatcacagcgtgtgcagccctgcagaactttgcatgtttgatgaaggagccacagcctcttattga